TTCGTTCTAGCCGATCATAAGGGCAAAATCGAGTTCATATCTAAATCTATCGAAAAGACATTGAAATATGAGAGTAAATATTTTATTAAAAAACCGGTAGAAGATCTTTTTGTAATCGATAAAGAACTCGATTTTTCAGAGTATATTAAGAAAACAGAATCGGTCAATTTCAGCATCGAATATTGCAAAACAAAAAGAAGCGATGGTTCTACTATTATTCTCGAAATATACCACGCGCAAACCGATGCACTTGGAAGACACATATACCTTTTAAAGGATATAACAGATCGAATCGAAGCCGAAAAAGAGATTTCGCTATATCAAAATAAACTCAGGGCGTTATGGTCACATCTTTCACTTGCAGAAGAGCGAGAAAGGCAAAGGATCTCAGCAGATATACACGATGAGATCGGCCAATTTTTAGCTTTGGCTAAGATTAAACTCGGGGTATTAGCATCATCCGAGAATGACGAAAATGTCAAATCGAAAATAAAAATAATAAGAAACCTTATTAATCAATCCATAATCCATTCGAAATCGCTTATGTTTGAATATAACCGACCAATAATTTCGATGCTTGGCATCTCAGGTGCAATTTCTTCAATATGCGCGAAGTATAGAAACTCCCACGATTTCTTCTGCACTTTCGAAGACGACGGAAAAATAAAACCGCTTTCCAACGAGCTCTCGATGATTTTATATCAATCGACTCGTGAACTGCTCATGAATATTAAAAAGCACGCTGACGCAGAAAGAGCAACTGTAAAATTCTATCGAGACAAAGACCTAGCAATACTCGAGGTCGAGGACGATGGCATAGGTTTCGAACTTAAAGAAAATAAATTTAGCAAGATTAACACAAAGGAATTCGGCCTTTTTAGCATCTCTGAGCGGATTAAATATTACTCAGGAAACATAACAATCGATACAAAAAAGGGCGAAGGAACCCGAGTTAAAATTTCGGTTCCCATTAAAAAGGTGGAGGAATTATGATCAGAATACTTATCGTTGACGACCATCAAATTATCAGGCAAGGCATTATCGAGCTTCTTTCACGATATCCCGATTTCGAGGTTGTAGGAGAAACCGGAGAGGGCAAAAAAGCTGTTGAGCTGGCCGGGGAACTCACTCCCGACATCGTGATTATGGATATAGCCATGCCGGGCATGAACGGAATAGAGGCCACTCGCAAAATAATCTCGGCCAACCCTGAGGCAAAAATCATTGCTCTCTCCATGTATTCTGATAAATCCTTTATTACCGAGATACTCCGCGACGGTGCAAAGGGTTATTTAATGAAAGACTGCGCCTTCGAAGAGCTGGATAAAGCGATCAGAGTCGTTTTAGAGGGTAGAACATATTTAAGCTCAACTATATCTGAAATAGTCATCAACGAATATTTAAACCCAGAAAGCAAAGACCTAAATCGCGAAT
This genomic stretch from bacterium harbors:
- a CDS encoding PAS domain S-box protein, whose amino-acid sequence is MFKKETKNFIVLILISLMAILLSIAIISVNFSHSLSSLFVFTYDYEIPEFIVFAFFVLLLMLLLIFFRRTMHSSKELREILDLTSFLSSDVFVLADHKGKIEFISKSIEKTLKYESKYFIKKPVEDLFVIDKELDFSEYIKKTESVNFSIEYCKTKRSDGSTIILEIYHAQTDALGRHIYLLKDITDRIEAEKEISLYQNKLRALWSHLSLAEERERQRISADIHDEIGQFLALAKIKLGVLASSENDENVKSKIKIIRNLINQSIIHSKSLMFEYNRPIISMLGISGAISSICAKYRNSHDFFCTFEDDGKIKPLSNELSMILYQSTRELLMNIKKHADAERATVKFYRDKDLAILEVEDDGIGFELKENKFSKINTKEFGLFSISERIKYYSGNITIDTKKGEGTRVKISVPIKKVEEL
- a CDS encoding response regulator transcription factor, producing MIRILIVDDHQIIRQGIIELLSRYPDFEVVGETGEGKKAVELAGELTPDIVIMDIAMPGMNGIEATRKIISANPEAKIIALSMYSDKSFITEILRDGAKGYLMKDCAFEELDKAIRVVLEGRTYLSSTISEIVINEYLNPESKDLNREYHLLTDREREVLHYIGEGVSTKQIAYELDVSVKTIETHRRNIMKKLDAKSIAELVKFAIRQGLTSLE